In one Tachysurus vachellii isolate PV-2020 chromosome 24, HZAU_Pvac_v1, whole genome shotgun sequence genomic region, the following are encoded:
- the spred2a gene encoding sprouty-related, EVH1 domain-containing protein 2: MTEESQPDDDDYLVRVKAVVMTRDDSSGGWLAQDGGGLSRVGVCKVAPADLDLLGRSGFLIYGERLRDKQVILKCFLKKDLIYTKATPTFHHWRVDNKKCGLTFQSPADARAFDRSVRKAIEDLTDGSTTSSSTLQNETELGDDDVFTTATDSSSNSSQKREPSLQTLAPIGFCESRHHQCILEQLYNQHRHADHYFLDQAVPMFPHVPVNFLEEEEELVRINPRERAWLTGYEDYRHATTGAHKLLCPEPTDAYVSFAKSEAPKHDYTYPYPHRLSGDDRKSGISGGVVSCQPRTPWRTEDERVRCVYCRDVFSPAQNRRGQCQEAPDPVVALIRRVSFMWCADSLLYHCMADAEGEYSEPCSCDPSDGRLVLRWLALLGLSLIAPCMCCYAPLRACHRCAVACHCCGARHKAAG, translated from the exons ATGACCGAGGAATCGCAACCAGACGA TGACGACTACCTGGTGCGTGTGAAGGCAGTGGTGATGACGAGGGACGACTCGAGTGGCGGTTGGCTGGCTCAGGATGGGGGAGGTCTCAGCCGGGTGGGCGTGTGTAAGGTGGCTCCAGCCGATCTGGACCTCCTTGGCCGTAGCGGGTTTCTCATTTACGGCGAGAGACTCCGAGACAAGCAG GTGATACTCAAGTGCTTCCTGAAGAAGGACCTGATCTACACTAAAGCCACTCCCACCTTCCATCACTGGCGAGTGGACAACAAAAAGTGCGGCCTGACGTTCCAGAGCCCGGCGGACGCGCGCGCCTTTGACCGCAGCGTCCGGAAGGCTATCGAAGACCTGACCGATG GTTCCACCACGTCCTCGTCCACACTACAGAATGAGACGGAGCTGGGAGACGACGACGTCTTCACG ACTGCCACAGACAGCTCGTCTAACTCGTCGCAGAAGAGGGAGCCGTCGCTGCAGACGCTCGCCCCCATCGGCTTCTGCGAATCCCGTCACCACCAGTGCATTCTGGAGCAACTCTACAACCAGCACAGGCACGCTGACCATTACTTCCTGGACCAG GCGGTGCCGATGTTCCCCCATGTTCCTGTGAACTTCctagaggaagaagaagagcttGTGCGCATAAACCCGCGTGAGCGCGCCTGGCTAACGGGCTACGAGGACTACCGTCATGCCACCACAGGCGCCCACAAACTCCTGTGCCCGGAACCTACGGACGCTTACGTCTCCTTCGCCAAGAGCGAAGCACCCAAACACGACTACACGTACCCGTACCCACACCGGCTCTCTGGAGACGACAGGAAATCAGGCATCAGCGGTGGCGTAGTGTCGTGCCAGCCGCGGACCCCCTGGCGCACGGAGGATGAGCGCGTGCGCTGCGTGTACTGCAGGGACGTGTTCAGCCCGGCACAGAACCGGCGTGGGCAGTGCCAGGAAGCACCGGACCCGGTGGTGGCGCTCATACGGCGCGTGAGCTTCATGTGGTGTGCAGACAGTCTGCTGTACCACTGCATGGCCGACGCCGAGGGCGAGTACTCAGAGCCGTGCTCCTGCGACCCCAGTGACGGGCGCCTTGTACTGCGCTGGCTCGCACTGCTCGGCCTGTCGCTCATCGCACCCTGCATGTGCTGCTACGCACCGCTGCGTGCCTGCCATCGTTGTGCCGTCGCATGCCACTGCTGCGGCGCCCGACACAAAGCTGCCGGCTGA